CCTTAATAAAAGCCATATTAGGTCCAACACTGACCTACGCAATCCAAGTGTGGAGTTTGCCTCCGGGACTCAGCTCAATGGGCTTGGAGTAATACAATCGCGAGCGGCACGACATGCATCTGGGCTACCCTGGTATGTGAGCAACCGAGTCATCGAAAAGGACTTAAAAGTTGTCCCACTGGGAGACCAAATAAACTTCCACAGCAGCCGATATGCCGACAGACTTAGCGCCCACCCGAACTCGTTGGCGAATCTTGTCGACCCTTTTTCCCCCTATTTTACATTTGTATACATTATAATTAAGGAACAGTATCCATAATATTATCTTTTAAGCAACACATTAAGTGTTGGCGAGGTGTGTTGCTGTCGGCAGTTGGAGTCTGCGGCTGGAGTTGTCTTAAGTGGTGTCGTCGTAGGTGAAGTTTGTGCCGAATAGAGAGTTGCACACTTTCACGGCCACGTTGCGACGGGCGATCTTCTTGGATCTGCCGTGGGCGTGGAATTCCTGGTTGTCCACCGTGATTCCCAGATGCTGCATGCCGTTGGTATTGTCGCCAGATGACCCGTAGTTCACGTAGCTGAGTCCCGGGCGCATCTGCAGGGGAATTGATTACTGACAGTGAATATAGTGAGGTGGGCTGGCCTACAATACAAAGAATGGTCGCCGGGTGCATGGTCTCCCAGCCAGAGGGTAGCTCCGTACGCACTGGCGGCTTCTTTGGCTCCTTCGGCGCGGCGGGAACTGGAGTTCCGGCATCCTCTCCGGCCTGCTGGGCAGCATTGGCCGAAGGGTGCATCTCGGGTACGACATAGCCCTCGCGCTCCCACTCCGCGAACAGCTTGTAGATGGCAAACGAAGCCAGATTTAACATGGGCATATCATCATCCCGTGCATCGGCCTCATCCTCTTTAGTGTCTATTGGCTCCGCACCCATCTCCACCTGGTGAATACGGGGAGGCTTAGGCGTCATCTTCGCAATTATAAAATCGCGCCAAGCCTTCTCGCAGGCCGCGTTCTTGGCTGTCATCTTTGAGGTACCCTTGCCCTCGTACTGATTGGAGTTCACAGTGACAACGGCCGTGAATCCCCCGTCGGTATTGCTGTCGATGGTGAAATCGCTGATGGTCACGCCCTTAACCTCGTTGAGGGCCATCAGAGCGTTCTTGGGGAGCATGGACTTGCGCAGCTGGCGGTTCTGTCGCAGCTTCTTGTCCCGAGTGCGTTCTACGATCGAGTTAAAAGACATATATGTTATTGTATAAATGTTAAGTAATTTCCAGTCTGTCCTTTCATAAGAACTCTAGtgattcgtgtgtgtgtgcgataaAAGTCTGGGAAAACTGATCACCAAAGAATTCCACGCTTACCAGACGACTTCTTGCGCTTTTGGAAGATCTTTTTAAATGGGATCTTGCCCCCGATGCCGCTGGCACTGGTACTGGCACTGGTATTGTCCTCTATAATGTCGACGGACGGTTCATCGTCGACAGAGATCGGCTCCTCCTTGATGATAACTGGCAAGGGCAGCTTCGAGGCGATGGCGTCCGCATCCGGATTTTGCTGCTGGACGGACGAGTTCGGCACTTGAACGGGGACAGGAGTCGATGGCTGCTGAACAGCCACCGGAGTGGCCGGTGTCGGATATGAAGCCACCGGAGGagactgctgctcctggacaTTGGCGGCCTGCAACTGCATTTGGATCAAAGGCATGACGGTGGCATTGGGATTCTGCGTTTGCGAAAGAGTTAACCGATTAGTTAGCAAAGGCAACGGGCTGGTCCAGTGGGTCGACAGAAAAGCGACTCGCTGGCCAACGGAAACCATCAAGTCGTCAAGTTACCCGGAAGCGTCAGGGTGGTCGGCTGGTCAACTTAAAACCATAGTTCCGGAAATAGCCATGGCCATTCCTGCGACCCAAGTGCCCCGAAACGAAGCTCTGCACCAGCGGAGCCACCTGCCCAGCGAATTTGGATCTAGGGTAGGGTAACAATTCCCTCATACATTTTAAGGGGTTAAAAACAGCAGAGTCcgattaacaaataaatgcagTCTCATGGTGAGTTAATTTTTCGCTAATGTATTCTGTTGCAGCGAGGTTCGAGAAAATCAAATTCTAATTCTAATGCAATTTTCTCCGATATGCAAAAAtagattaatttttaatgattagTGCTCTATAAGTTACAcaattctaaaataagttaaattttttctttctattttagTAAGAAACAAATCGAACACGAATTCGTTTTGGAATAGGCATAGTATAGTTAAGGGGATCCTTCGGTCATCGGCTGAGCTCATGGTCGCCGGCTCGTTTCGGGCACTTTCGGTGGAGTGAATGGGCATTGCTATCTGACGCAAAACTAATAATTTTAGTTACAATTTTGGGTGAATGCATTTTCAGTAGCCATAAAAGTTAGCGATAACCGCAAGTCCAGCGTGAAACTATCGCAGTGCTAGCCATCTCTGGTTGATCGAAAGCACGAACGGAGTGGAATGAGTGCAATGACCAAATGGGTGGGATACAAATGCAATGGAAGAGGGAAAGCTGGGGGTGGGCTGGAGGGTGCATTGTGGATGCTGGTGGAATTCGGACAACGATCTGCAGTGCAGTCTCTGCACTTTCGATTAACCCGCTTTTAGTGGCTATTGCAAATGAGTTCACAATTGtaataaatacacacactttCACTTTGTGCGCTGCaaattatagaaataaaatcgaaaactttGTTATTTCACAAATCAAATATGGATGAGTCCAacaatggtttttgttttcgtgatCTATTTTCACCAGGAACACATCTCTTCACAGGGAAGTTTAAACTCACACTCCTGCacacacttggaaaaaatgtAGATTTACGTAAATGCGTAAAATTTACGACTTACGTAAATGCCTCCAAAGACAAATGGCTTGTTGTTTGCCGCGAGTGGACGAAGATTTCCCTCCATCttgattttttcgtttttgtaatttaatttttcattgttCAAATCACAGAGATAAGCTTACTGCGCTGATGGGAAAAACCTAAATAGGGATGTAATGCATATATCAGAATATATCGATATTTGTTtcacatattttgaaaatcgatTCTTGTATATTAGAGACATTTCACACTGGCCATAGTAATATAACCAAGTGAAGGGATAGAAAGACGGCGGAAAATGAGCGCAGACAACTGatttttttctaaaataattaacaataatataaaaataacacGAAGATGCCTATTTGAAGTGTCTAAAAATTAATGCGAAAATTAAGAATTGCAACAgtatttctgtatttcttGAGAAATTTATAGCTTTTAGAGCGTGTGCATGTTAATTCCCTCAATTTTTTGTGACTGACTTACATTTGAATATAGTAAAAGAATAGTCTAAAACTCAAACCATACCcacaacaaaattattaatttaacgcacaaaatttttgttatgatcgtggtttattttttgacCACAAATGTATagtacttttaaaatatttaagctgaAGACACTGTGCACACACGACGAGTTAGAAAATGGCAATGCAATAACGTATTAAATCGTTTTCATGACTTGCAAACACAATTTGGCAGTCCGCAGCGTGGGCAAAATCTATAAGATTCCAATCaacgaaaaacagaaaaggtGTTCACACTGTTTTAACAAGAGTTTTGCGTTTCCTCAACCACAGCAATAGGAAAGTATgcgaatttatgaaaatgaacaCCGAATTAAGTGAATTAACTATCTGGGTTGGGATTAATCGCccagtttttaatatttttcatatattaaacaaatattattattcgtCAAAGTAAGGTAAGATACCTGTAACTCAGATAGTGGTAGTTCGATGGAGAATTTTCGACATTCTTTTTGCACATCTATAGAAAGTGCCAAGACAAATAATTTTCAGAAAAAAATgggaacatttttaaaaagggtTGGCATGGCAGTTTTGGACAAACTTGCTGCATCAACTGCTCTAGAATCTGGAGCATAAGTCTCAACGCCCTGACTTTTTATAGTTCCTCAGATCTAGAAATTCATACGGACGGAAATGGACAGATCGcggattttattattttacgaaAATTTAAGCAGTAGTCAACCTGCGCTGCATAGGCATACAGGCTTAGCCCAACTAGCCTTTAATGTTCGCGAGGACAAAAGACCATGGGACAGCACGACTCGTTTTGTGATCCTGGACTACAGAGAACTcaatacaaacatatatacactACATCACTACACTAAACTACAGATCTATGTTTAAATTGGGATATCTGAAATAAAatggtacaatttttttaaCTGAGGTCCACCCAAATAAAACGCCTCTAAGAGAAGAAATTGAACAACATTGTACCAAAGACGAAACAGGACGTCAAAGATTAAGTGTGCTTGCATAcctaaaatattataaatacaaaacaggaaaacttcttaaaaattgtaattctTATAGGCTTAGGGAAATGTAAGTCGACAGCTATCTGAGCTCGCAAGCCGTTTGGAATCCgatgaatatttttatataacaaataatgtCGCAAAACTTTTTTTCACTTGGTACAAGCGCCTGACCAAAATCAATTTACGGTGTCCACGAATATGTAAATTGTACACTGACGATGAACTAGTGTCAAATTTGTACAGCACCTATTTTAAGAACATTCTTAACGAGAAAACTTAGAcagcatttttaatataattgtttttttttcgcgttTCCACATGtgccaatttgaattttaaaattaaataagaagaaaggcattttttttaat
This Drosophila simulans strain w501 chromosome X, Prin_Dsim_3.1, whole genome shotgun sequence DNA region includes the following protein-coding sequences:
- the LOC120285320 gene encoding double-stranded RNA-specific editase 1-like isoform X1; the protein is MVSVGQRVAFLSTHWTSPLPLLTNRLTLSQTQNPNATVMPLIQMQLQAANVQEQQSPPVASYPTPATPVAVQQPSTPVPVQVPNSSVQQQNPDADAIASKLPLPVIIKEEPISVDDEPSVDIIEDNTSASTSASGIGGKIPFKKIFQKRKKSSERTRDKKLRQNRQLRKSMLPKNALMALNEVKGVTISDFTIDSNTDGGFTAVVTVNSNQYEGKGTSKMTAKNAACEKAWRDFIIAKMTPKPPRIHQVEMGAEPIDTKEDEADARDDDMPMLNLASFAIYKLFAEWEREGYVVPEMHPSANAAQQAGEDAGTPVPAAPKEPKKPPVRTELPSGWETMHPATILCIMRPGLSYVNYGSSGDNTNGMQHLGITVDNQEFHAHGRSKKIARRNVAVKVCNSLFGTNFTYDDTT
- the LOC120285320 gene encoding double-stranded RNA-specific editase 1-like isoform X2; its protein translation is MEGNLRPLAANNKPFVFGGIYNPNATVMPLIQMQLQAANVQEQQSPPVASYPTPATPVAVQQPSTPVPVQVPNSSVQQQNPDADAIASKLPLPVIIKEEPISVDDEPSVDIIEDNTSASTSASGIGGKIPFKKIFQKRKKSSERTRDKKLRQNRQLRKSMLPKNALMALNEVKGVTISDFTIDSNTDGGFTAVVTVNSNQYEGKGTSKMTAKNAACEKAWRDFIIAKMTPKPPRIHQVEMGAEPIDTKEDEADARDDDMPMLNLASFAIYKLFAEWEREGYVVPEMHPSANAAQQAGEDAGTPVPAAPKEPKKPPVRTELPSGWETMHPATILCIMRPGLSYVNYGSSGDNTNGMQHLGITVDNQEFHAHGRSKKIARRNVAVKVCNSLFGTNFTYDDTT
- the LOC120285320 gene encoding double-stranded RNA-specific editase 1-like isoform X3, with product MEGNLRPLAANNKPFVFGGIYAANVQEQQSPPVASYPTPATPVAVQQPSTPVPVQVPNSSVQQQNPDADAIASKLPLPVIIKEEPISVDDEPSVDIIEDNTSASTSASGIGGKIPFKKIFQKRKKSSERTRDKKLRQNRQLRKSMLPKNALMALNEVKGVTISDFTIDSNTDGGFTAVVTVNSNQYEGKGTSKMTAKNAACEKAWRDFIIAKMTPKPPRIHQVEMGAEPIDTKEDEADARDDDMPMLNLASFAIYKLFAEWEREGYVVPEMHPSANAAQQAGEDAGTPVPAAPKEPKKPPVRTELPSGWETMHPATILCIMRPGLSYVNYGSSGDNTNGMQHLGITVDNQEFHAHGRSKKIARRNVAVKVCNSLFGTNFTYDDTT
- the LOC120285320 gene encoding double-stranded RNA-specific editase 1-like isoform X4, with the protein product MPLIQMQLQAANVQEQQSPPVASYPTPATPVAVQQPSTPVPVQVPNSSVQQQNPDADAIASKLPLPVIIKEEPISVDDEPSVDIIEDNTSASTSASGIGGKIPFKKIFQKRKKSSERTRDKKLRQNRQLRKSMLPKNALMALNEVKGVTISDFTIDSNTDGGFTAVVTVNSNQYEGKGTSKMTAKNAACEKAWRDFIIAKMTPKPPRIHQVEMGAEPIDTKEDEADARDDDMPMLNLASFAIYKLFAEWEREGYVVPEMHPSANAAQQAGEDAGTPVPAAPKEPKKPPVRTELPSGWETMHPATILCIMRPGLSYVNYGSSGDNTNGMQHLGITVDNQEFHAHGRSKKIARRNVAVKVCNSLFGTNFTYDDTT